From Solibacillus isronensis, the proteins below share one genomic window:
- the fliF gene encoding flagellar basal-body MS-ring/collar protein FliF, whose protein sequence is MNERLTKIKSDSTGFWKSRTKNQKGALIGAFAAVIAIAAVITYFSTRTTMAPLFPEMSQAEVGRITEVLTSQGVKYEVANGGTVILVPENQVQDLQVSLAAQGYPDSGEIDTSFFTSNAGFGMTDNEFNVIKQATIETDLANLVRKFEGVKDASVMITLPEEGVFLKDAKGEAQAAIVLDTAPGHKFSDDQIKGLFNLVSMSIPNLPKENITIMNQYSEYYDLASAESGGGGIDSVTGQMEVKKTIERDLQRQVQQMLGTLIGQDKVVVNVSADIDFKKENREENLIRPVDEENMEGIEISAQRITETYTGGAAGAAEGTTEAGSVTDNFVDYVEGTNGDGDYERVEETINNDVNRIRREIQESPYKIRNLGIQVMVDPPNAEEGFDQGVRTDIEQILSTIVRTSIDQEAAGNLTDEDIANRIVVSVQQFQGNDTAEDQPQSVIPWWVWVIGGILVVAIILLVINVLRARRRKQDEEELEILEQQQQLIEIEDISEEKETEATVRRKQLEKMAKDKPEDFAKLLRSWIAED, encoded by the coding sequence ATGAATGAACGACTTACAAAAATTAAAAGCGACTCAACCGGTTTCTGGAAAAGTCGCACTAAAAACCAAAAAGGTGCATTAATCGGTGCGTTTGCTGCTGTCATTGCAATTGCAGCGGTAATTACGTATTTCTCAACGCGTACGACAATGGCTCCGTTATTTCCGGAAATGTCACAAGCTGAAGTAGGGAGAATTACGGAAGTGCTTACTTCCCAAGGTGTAAAATACGAAGTGGCAAACGGCGGGACAGTAATATTAGTGCCGGAAAATCAAGTACAGGACTTACAAGTGTCATTAGCAGCCCAGGGTTATCCTGATTCTGGGGAAATTGACACGTCTTTTTTTACTTCTAACGCAGGCTTTGGGATGACCGACAATGAATTTAACGTAATTAAGCAAGCGACGATCGAAACGGATCTGGCGAATTTAGTTCGTAAGTTTGAAGGAGTCAAAGATGCGAGTGTCATGATTACTTTACCTGAAGAAGGTGTCTTTCTTAAAGATGCCAAAGGTGAAGCACAGGCTGCAATTGTGTTGGATACAGCACCTGGACACAAATTCTCGGACGATCAAATTAAAGGATTATTTAATTTAGTATCGATGAGTATTCCGAATTTACCTAAAGAAAATATCACGATCATGAATCAGTATTCTGAGTATTATGATCTCGCTTCAGCGGAAAGCGGTGGCGGCGGAATCGATTCAGTTACTGGACAAATGGAAGTGAAGAAAACGATTGAGCGTGATTTGCAGCGCCAAGTGCAGCAAATGCTAGGTACGTTAATCGGTCAGGATAAAGTCGTAGTAAATGTATCGGCTGATATTGACTTTAAAAAAGAAAATCGCGAAGAAAATTTAATCCGACCTGTTGATGAGGAAAATATGGAGGGTATTGAAATAAGTGCCCAACGTATTACAGAAACATACACAGGCGGTGCTGCAGGAGCTGCAGAAGGTACTACTGAAGCCGGAAGTGTAACTGATAACTTTGTAGATTATGTAGAAGGAACAAACGGTGATGGCGATTATGAACGAGTAGAAGAGACGATTAACAATGATGTTAACCGTATCCGCCGTGAAATCCAGGAAAGTCCTTACAAAATTCGTAATTTAGGTATTCAAGTAATGGTAGATCCTCCAAATGCAGAAGAAGGGTTCGATCAAGGTGTTCGTACCGATATTGAACAAATTTTATCGACAATTGTCCGTACATCGATTGATCAAGAAGCTGCCGGTAACCTGACAGACGAAGATATTGCAAATCGTATTGTCGTGTCTGTACAGCAATTCCAAGGAAATGATACAGCGGAAGATCAGCCGCAATCGGTAATTCCTTGGTGGGTATGGGTAATTGGCGGTATATTAGTTGTTGCAATTATATTACTTGTCATTAATGTTCTTCGTGCACGCCGACGTAAGCAAGATGAAGAAGAGCTGGAAATTTTAGAACAGCAACAGCAGTTAATTGAAATAGAAGATATTTCCGAAGAAAAAGAAACTGAAGCGACTGTACGCCGTAAGCAATTAGAAAAAATGGCCAAAGATAAGCCGGAAGATTTTGCGAAATTATTGCGTAGCTGGATTGCTGAAGACTAA
- the fliE gene encoding flagellar hook-basal body complex protein FliE produces MAINPITFMSPAQSVNEVNVQNQLTPANAQQQFADTLKEAIASVNEHQKTSDTMTQKLINGGDVDLFEVMIAAQKASVTLNTTIEVRNKAVEAYQEIMRMSV; encoded by the coding sequence ATGGCGATTAATCCAATAACATTCATGTCCCCTGCACAATCTGTGAATGAAGTAAATGTTCAGAATCAACTGACTCCTGCAAATGCGCAACAGCAATTTGCAGACACATTAAAAGAAGCGATTGCAAGTGTCAATGAACATCAAAAAACATCAGATACAATGACACAAAAATTAATTAACGGTGGAGATGTTGATTTATTTGAAGTGATGATTGCTGCTCAAAAAGCAAGTGTTACTTTAAACACAACAATTGAAGTTCGTAATAAAGCTGTGGAAGCTTATCAAGAAATTATGCGTATGAGTGTGTAA
- the flgC gene encoding flagellar basal body rod protein FlgC, producing MSIFHSMNTTASALTSQRLRMDVISSNIANVDTTRAKQVNGEWEPYRKKSVTLKEQQGQFSNFLNMAIGKSEKDGVGNGVKVSSIKEDTETPFKLVYDPSHPDANAEGYVQMSNVDVLKEMVDLISASRSYEANITAFNANKNMLTKALEIGKG from the coding sequence ATGTCCATTTTTCATAGCATGAATACGACAGCTTCTGCATTAACGTCACAGCGATTACGAATGGATGTAATTTCCTCTAACATTGCCAATGTCGATACAACGCGAGCGAAGCAGGTAAATGGTGAATGGGAGCCATACCGAAAAAAATCTGTCACATTAAAAGAGCAGCAAGGTCAATTTTCCAACTTTTTAAATATGGCGATTGGAAAATCGGAAAAAGACGGTGTTGGTAACGGTGTTAAAGTAAGTTCTATTAAAGAAGATACAGAAACCCCTTTTAAATTAGTTTATGATCCATCACATCCCGATGCGAATGCAGAAGGATATGTTCAAATGTCGAATGTTGACGTATTAAAGGAAATGGTTGATCTCATTTCAGCAAGCCGCTCTTATGAAGCGAATATTACTGCTTTTAATGCAAACAAGAACATGTTAACAAAAGCATTAGAAATCGGGAAGGGATGA
- the flgB gene encoding flagellar basal body rod protein FlgB, with the protein MDLFGGTISSLEKGLSYATLKNKAITQNIANVDTPNYKTKEVSFKDVLNDAKQATIPAYRTDARHYDFEINIGSNGVYSNENFRSRANGNAVNMDAEQAKLAENTIYYNALIDRVSSKFSTLNNVVKGGR; encoded by the coding sequence TTGGATTTATTTGGCGGGACAATAAGTAGCCTGGAAAAGGGACTTTCCTATGCAACTTTGAAAAATAAAGCAATTACACAAAACATAGCGAATGTTGATACACCGAATTATAAAACTAAAGAAGTTAGCTTCAAAGACGTATTAAATGATGCAAAGCAAGCAACGATTCCTGCGTATCGCACAGATGCGAGGCATTATGATTTTGAAATTAATATTGGGAGCAACGGTGTGTATTCGAATGAAAACTTCCGCAGCAGAGCAAATGGAAATGCTGTAAATATGGATGCTGAACAAGCAAAGCTGGCTGAAAATACAATTTATTATAATGCGCTTATAGATCGTGTCAGCAGTAAATTTTCAACATTGAATAATGTTGTAAAAGGAGGAAGATAG
- the codY gene encoding GTP-sensing pleiotropic transcriptional regulator CodY produces the protein MNLLTKTRKINAMLQASAGKPVNFKEMANTLGDIIESNVFIVSRKGKLLGISIHQQIENERIKKMFEERQFPEEYTQNLFNITETSSNLDVNNEHTAFPVENKDLFASGLTTIVPIIGGGERLGTLMLARISDQFEDDDLILAEYGATVVGMEILREKSEEIEEEARSKAVVQMAINSLSYSELEAIEHIFEELDGNEGLLVASKIADRVGITRSVIVNALRKLESAGVIESRSLGMKGTYIKVLNDKFLNALAEIKMK, from the coding sequence ATGAATTTATTAACAAAAACACGAAAAATCAATGCAATGTTACAAGCATCTGCTGGTAAACCAGTTAACTTTAAAGAGATGGCTAATACTTTAGGTGATATTATCGAAAGTAACGTATTTATCGTAAGCCGTAAAGGTAAATTGCTTGGCATTTCAATTCACCAACAAATCGAGAATGAGCGTATTAAGAAAATGTTCGAAGAGCGCCAATTCCCTGAAGAATATACACAAAACTTATTCAATATTACAGAAACATCTTCAAACTTAGATGTTAACAATGAGCACACTGCATTCCCAGTGGAAAATAAAGACCTGTTTGCATCTGGTTTAACTACTATTGTACCGATTATCGGTGGCGGTGAGCGCTTAGGTACATTAATGTTAGCGCGTATTAGTGATCAGTTTGAAGATGATGATCTTATTTTAGCTGAATATGGTGCTACAGTAGTAGGTATGGAAATTTTACGTGAAAAATCTGAAGAGATTGAAGAAGAAGCACGTTCTAAAGCAGTAGTTCAAATGGCGATTAATTCATTATCTTATTCTGAGCTTGAAGCAATCGAGCATATCTTCGAAGAATTAGATGGCAATGAAGGTTTACTAGTTGCTTCGAAAATTGCTGACCGTGTTGGTATTACACGTTCGGTTATCGTAAACGCATTACGTAAACTGGAGTCTGCTGGTGTAATTGAATCACGTTCATTAGGTATGAAAGGAACATATATTAAAGTATTAAACGATAAGTTCCTGAACGCTTTAGCAGAAATTAAAATGAAATAA
- the hslU gene encoding ATP-dependent protease ATPase subunit HslU, with product MTSINLTPRQITEQLNRHIVGQETAKRAVAVALRNRYRRSLLSEELKTEVIPKNILMIGPTGVGKTEIARRIAKLTNAPFIKVEATKFTEVGYVGRDVESMVRDLVEASRRLVKDEMFERVKDQAERNANDVLVKLLVPSKVREKLTQNPFEMLFGQKESSQEETANQDEPEIRTRRAQIAQDLKDGKLEEQWVTIEVTENTPSLFDAMPGMNMDNANGMQDMLSNLMPKKTKKRKVQVKDARRLLTQEEANKLIDTDALSSEAIQRAEQAGIIFIDEIDKIASKGSSSAEVSREGVQRDILPIVEGSTVTTKYGTVKTDYMLFIAAGAFHISKPSDLIPELQGRFPIRVELEKLTKDDFVRILKEPDQSLILQYKALLETEGVTLNFTDEAIERIAEIATEVNQETDNIGARRLHTILERLLEELSYEASEIAPAHIDITPNYVDQKLANIVKNKDLSQFIL from the coding sequence ATGACTTCGATCAATTTAACACCAAGACAAATTACGGAACAATTAAACCGTCATATTGTTGGTCAGGAAACAGCAAAACGTGCAGTTGCAGTTGCGCTGCGTAACCGGTACCGCCGCTCTTTATTAAGCGAAGAATTAAAAACAGAAGTAATTCCGAAAAATATTTTAATGATTGGACCTACTGGTGTAGGTAAAACAGAAATTGCACGCAGAATTGCAAAACTGACAAATGCTCCGTTTATTAAAGTGGAAGCGACAAAGTTCACGGAAGTTGGTTATGTTGGGCGTGATGTCGAGTCAATGGTGCGCGATTTGGTAGAAGCTTCTCGTCGCCTTGTGAAAGACGAAATGTTCGAAAGAGTAAAGGATCAGGCAGAGCGCAATGCAAATGATGTACTTGTTAAATTACTTGTACCTTCAAAAGTAAGAGAAAAGCTTACGCAAAATCCTTTTGAAATGCTATTCGGTCAAAAAGAGTCGTCTCAAGAAGAAACTGCTAACCAGGATGAACCGGAAATTCGTACACGACGCGCGCAAATTGCCCAAGATTTAAAAGACGGAAAATTAGAAGAGCAATGGGTAACAATAGAAGTAACCGAAAATACTCCATCTCTTTTTGATGCAATGCCAGGTATGAATATGGATAATGCAAACGGTATGCAAGATATGCTTTCTAATTTAATGCCGAAAAAGACGAAAAAGCGCAAAGTCCAAGTAAAGGATGCGCGTCGTTTATTAACGCAAGAAGAAGCAAATAAGCTGATCGATACAGATGCGTTGTCTAGTGAAGCAATTCAACGGGCAGAGCAGGCCGGCATTATTTTTATTGATGAAATCGATAAAATTGCAAGCAAAGGTTCTTCATCGGCAGAAGTTTCCCGCGAAGGCGTTCAGCGTGACATATTACCGATTGTGGAAGGATCCACAGTTACGACAAAATACGGCACTGTTAAAACTGACTATATGCTCTTTATTGCAGCAGGTGCTTTCCATATATCAAAACCGAGCGATCTTATTCCTGAATTGCAAGGGCGATTCCCGATTCGTGTTGAACTTGAAAAATTGACGAAGGATGATTTTGTTCGTATTTTGAAAGAACCAGATCAATCGTTAATATTGCAATATAAAGCATTGCTTGAAACAGAAGGTGTTACGCTGAACTTTACGGACGAAGCGATTGAACGCATAGCGGAAATTGCAACAGAAGTAAATCAGGAGACGGATAACATCGGTGCACGCCGACTGCACACAATTTTAGAACGATTGCTTGAGGAGCTTTCCTATGAAGCATCGGAAATTGCGCCGGCACATATCGACATTACACCGAACTATGTCGATCAAAAATTGGCGAATATAGTAAAAAACAAAGATTTATCGCAATTTATTCTTTAA
- the hslV gene encoding ATP-dependent protease subunit HslV — protein MGQIHATTIFAIHHNGECAMAGDGQVTLGNAVVMKHTARKVRRLFNGKVLAGFAGSVADAFTLFEMFEAKLNEYNGNLQRAAVEVAKQWRGDKMLRQLEAMLLVMDKSTLLLVSGTGEVIEPDDGILAIGSGGNYALSAGRALKKHAGDRLSAKEIAEAALTTAADICVFTNHNIILEVL, from the coding sequence ATGGGTCAAATTCATGCGACAACGATTTTCGCTATTCACCACAACGGTGAATGTGCAATGGCCGGGGATGGTCAAGTAACATTGGGAAATGCAGTTGTAATGAAGCATACGGCACGTAAGGTCAGACGTCTGTTTAATGGGAAAGTACTGGCAGGTTTCGCAGGTTCTGTTGCGGATGCTTTTACATTATTCGAAATGTTTGAGGCAAAACTGAATGAATATAATGGTAACCTGCAAAGGGCTGCAGTAGAAGTAGCAAAGCAATGGCGTGGGGATAAAATGCTCCGTCAATTGGAAGCGATGCTGCTTGTAATGGATAAATCAACATTGCTTCTTGTCTCAGGGACAGGTGAAGTAATTGAGCCGGATGATGGCATTTTAGCAATTGGTTCAGGTGGGAACTATGCATTATCAGCTGGCAGAGCATTAAAAAAACATGCGGGCGATCGTTTATCGGCAAAAGAAATTGCAGAGGCTGCGCTGACGACCGCTGCGGATATTTGTGTGTTTACAAACCATAATATTATCTTGGAGGTATTATAA
- the xerC gene encoding tyrosine recombinase XerC, translating into MDENLQSQLDQFIRYVQLEKNFSLHTVREYTSDLEEFFAFLHAEGIQKITEVEYIHARLYVTKLYDEQKARTSISRKISSIRSFFRFLNREQNIDDAPFRSLYHPKKEERLPSFFYEEELKELFEKNEGDEPIQIRNMALLELLYATGMRVSECVSLELTDIDFHYNIVRVMGKGRKERIIPFGQYAHDALIRYIDRVRPTLMKKENHQKVFVNMRGGELTTRGVRYILSEMIENASMHTKIYPHMLRHTFATHLLNNGADMRTVQELLGHANLSSTQIYTHVTKEALRKTYMNSHPRA; encoded by the coding sequence ATGGATGAAAACTTGCAAAGTCAGCTTGACCAATTTATTCGCTACGTGCAACTAGAAAAAAACTTTTCCCTACATACTGTCCGCGAATATACTTCTGATTTAGAAGAATTTTTTGCATTTTTGCATGCTGAAGGTATACAAAAAATTACAGAAGTTGAGTATATCCATGCACGTCTATATGTAACAAAGCTTTATGATGAACAAAAAGCAAGGACTTCAATTTCCAGGAAAATCTCATCGATCCGTTCTTTTTTCCGTTTTTTAAATCGAGAACAGAATATTGATGATGCTCCGTTTCGTTCACTTTATCATCCGAAAAAGGAAGAGCGATTACCGAGCTTTTTTTATGAAGAAGAATTGAAGGAACTATTCGAGAAAAATGAAGGCGATGAGCCGATTCAAATTCGTAATATGGCACTGTTGGAACTTCTTTATGCGACTGGAATGCGTGTAAGCGAGTGTGTCAGTCTTGAACTGACAGATATCGATTTTCATTACAATATCGTCCGCGTAATGGGGAAAGGACGAAAAGAGCGGATTATTCCGTTCGGTCAATATGCGCATGATGCACTTATACGTTATATAGATCGAGTACGTCCGACATTAATGAAGAAGGAAAATCATCAGAAAGTTTTTGTCAATATGCGCGGTGGCGAACTTACTACCCGTGGTGTGCGTTATATATTAAGTGAGATGATTGAAAATGCCAGTATGCATACGAAAATTTATCCACATATGTTGCGACACACATTTGCTACGCATTTATTGAATAATGGGGCAGATATGCGTACAGTCCAGGAACTACTTGGGCACGCTAATTTATCTTCAACTCAAATTTATACTCATGTAACGAAGGAAGCTTTAAGAAAGACATATATGAATAGTCATCCGCGAGCATAG
- the trmFO gene encoding FADH(2)-oxidizing methylenetetrahydrofolate--tRNA-(uracil(54)-C(5))-methyltransferase TrmFO: MTQQVVNVIGAGLAGSEAAWQIAKRGVNVRLYEMRPVKQTPAHHTDKFAELVCSNSLRANGLTNAVGVIKEEMRKLDSVIIAAADNSSVPAGGALAVDRHEFAGIVTEKVKNHPLIEVINEEVTEIPEGITVIATGPLTSEALAKQIQGLTGEDYLYFYDAAAPIIEKDSINMDKVYLKSRYDKGEAAYLNCPMTKEEFNAFREALITAECAPLKEFEKEKYFEGCMPIEVMAARGEKTMTFGPMKPVGLEDPKTDKRPYAVVQLRQDDAAGTLYNLVGFQTHLKWPEQKRVFSMIPGLENLEIVRYGVMHRNTFINSPKVLTQTYQLKARPNLFFAGQMTGVEGYVESAGSGLIAGINAARMALGQELLYFPHETALGAMARYITHTDAKNFQPMNVNFGIFPELGERVKSKPERAERHANRALESIRNFINNQAI; encoded by the coding sequence ATGACACAACAAGTAGTAAATGTAATTGGTGCAGGTTTAGCCGGTTCAGAAGCAGCTTGGCAAATTGCGAAGCGCGGTGTGAACGTACGTTTATATGAAATGCGCCCAGTAAAGCAAACACCAGCACATCATACAGATAAATTCGCTGAGCTAGTATGCTCAAACTCTTTACGTGCAAACGGACTGACAAATGCTGTTGGTGTAATTAAAGAAGAAATGCGTAAATTGGACTCTGTTATTATTGCAGCTGCAGACAATAGCTCTGTACCTGCAGGCGGTGCTTTAGCAGTAGACCGTCATGAATTTGCTGGTATCGTAACAGAAAAAGTGAAAAACCACCCATTAATCGAGGTAATCAATGAAGAGGTAACTGAAATTCCGGAAGGCATTACAGTAATCGCAACAGGTCCATTAACTTCTGAAGCGTTGGCAAAACAAATTCAGGGCCTTACAGGAGAAGACTATTTGTACTTCTATGATGCGGCAGCGCCGATCATTGAAAAAGATTCAATCAATATGGATAAAGTATACTTGAAATCACGTTATGACAAAGGTGAAGCGGCATACTTGAACTGTCCGATGACAAAAGAAGAATTCAATGCTTTCCGTGAAGCACTTATAACAGCGGAATGTGCACCTTTAAAAGAATTCGAAAAAGAAAAGTATTTCGAAGGGTGTATGCCAATTGAAGTAATGGCAGCACGCGGCGAAAAGACAATGACATTTGGACCGATGAAGCCGGTTGGTCTGGAAGATCCGAAAACGGATAAACGTCCATATGCTGTTGTTCAGTTACGACAAGATGATGCAGCGGGAACACTTTATAATTTAGTAGGTTTCCAAACACATTTAAAATGGCCAGAACAAAAGCGTGTATTCTCGATGATTCCTGGTTTAGAGAACTTGGAAATTGTACGCTACGGCGTAATGCACCGTAATACATTTATCAATTCACCAAAAGTGCTGACACAGACATATCAGTTGAAAGCACGTCCGAACCTTTTCTTCGCAGGTCAAATGACAGGTGTTGAAGGTTATGTAGAATCAGCCGGAAGTGGTCTGATTGCTGGGATTAATGCAGCACGTATGGCTTTAGGTCAAGAATTGCTTTACTTCCCTCATGAAACAGCATTAGGTGCAATGGCTCGATACATTACACATACAGATGCGAAAAATTTCCAGCCGATGAACGTGAATTTCGGAATTTTCCCTGAACTTGGCGAGCGCGTCAAATCAAAGCCGGAGCGTGCTGAACGCCATGCTAACCGTGCATTAGAATCAATTCGGAATTTTATTAATAATCAGGCAATTTAA
- the topA gene encoding type I DNA topoisomerase has protein sequence MADYLVIVESPAKAKTIERYLGKKYKVKASIGHVRDLPRSQMGIDTENNYDPKYITIRGKGPVLQELKTAAKKVKKIYLAADPDREGEAIAWHLATALNVDINSDCRVVFNEITKEAILESFKHPRPINMDLVDAQQARRILDRLVGYNISPILWKKVKKGLSAGRVQSVSLRLIIDRENEIKNFEPEEYWSIEASFEKNKKQFDAFYYGNGKEKIKLTNEQQVKDILKGVKGSEFEVMNVVKKERKRNASPAFTTSSLQQEAARKLNFRAKKTMMLAQQLYEGIELSKKEGAVGLITYMRTDSTRISDTAKTEAKSYIETKYGKDFIAGEQKQAKAKANAQDAHEAIRPTSAMRTPEELKAILSRDQLRLYRLIWERFIASQMAPAVLDTVTVDLQNNDVLFRANGSQVKFAGFMKLYIEGTDDQEEETNKLLPEMEIGDKVKSLEIEPKQHFTQPPPRYSEARLVKTLEELGIGRPSTYAPTLDTIQKRGYVQLDAKRFVPTELGEIVHQATLEFFPEIINIEFTAQMEHNLDEIEEGITQWVNVIDEFYKDFEPRVKYADEVMEKIEIKDEPAGEDCEKCGAPMVFKLGRYGKFMACSNFPDCRNTKAIVKPIDVKCPSCETGEIVERKSKTKRIFYGCNQYPECDFVSWDKPISRPCPKCSALLVEKKLKKGVQIQCTNSECDYEETPSQ, from the coding sequence ATGGCAGATTATTTAGTAATTGTTGAATCACCTGCAAAGGCGAAAACAATTGAACGATATTTAGGAAAAAAATACAAAGTAAAAGCTTCGATTGGACATGTACGTGATTTACCACGTAGTCAAATGGGAATCGATACCGAAAATAACTATGATCCAAAATATATTACGATTCGCGGTAAAGGTCCTGTACTTCAGGAACTGAAAACAGCGGCAAAAAAAGTGAAAAAGATTTATCTCGCAGCCGATCCAGACCGTGAAGGGGAAGCAATTGCCTGGCATTTAGCCACTGCTTTAAACGTTGATATTAATTCAGATTGCCGGGTCGTATTTAACGAGATTACGAAAGAAGCAATTTTAGAGAGCTTCAAGCACCCGCGTCCAATTAATATGGATTTAGTCGATGCACAGCAAGCACGTCGTATTTTAGACCGTCTAGTAGGCTACAATATTAGTCCGATCCTTTGGAAAAAGGTTAAGAAGGGCTTGTCGGCAGGACGTGTACAATCTGTTTCATTGCGTTTGATTATTGACCGTGAAAATGAAATTAAAAACTTCGAGCCGGAAGAATACTGGTCGATCGAAGCAAGCTTCGAGAAAAACAAAAAGCAATTCGATGCCTTTTATTACGGAAACGGCAAAGAAAAAATTAAATTAACAAATGAACAACAAGTAAAAGATATTTTAAAAGGTGTAAAAGGCTCAGAGTTTGAAGTGATGAATGTTGTAAAAAAAGAACGGAAACGCAATGCGTCTCCGGCTTTCACGACTTCTTCACTTCAACAGGAAGCTGCACGTAAGTTAAACTTCCGCGCTAAGAAGACAATGATGCTTGCACAGCAGCTTTATGAAGGTATTGAGCTAAGCAAAAAAGAGGGTGCTGTCGGATTAATTACGTATATGCGTACCGATTCAACGCGTATTTCTGATACAGCAAAAACAGAGGCTAAGTCATATATCGAAACAAAATACGGCAAAGATTTCATTGCCGGAGAGCAAAAGCAGGCGAAAGCGAAGGCAAATGCACAAGATGCCCATGAAGCGATTCGCCCAACGAGTGCAATGCGTACACCAGAGGAGCTCAAAGCTATTTTAAGCCGTGACCAGCTGCGATTGTATCGTTTAATTTGGGAGCGCTTTATCGCAAGTCAAATGGCACCAGCTGTACTTGATACCGTGACAGTTGATTTGCAAAACAATGATGTATTATTCCGTGCGAATGGTTCTCAAGTGAAATTTGCCGGGTTTATGAAGCTTTATATTGAAGGCACAGACGATCAGGAAGAAGAAACAAATAAGCTTTTACCTGAAATGGAAATCGGAGATAAAGTAAAGTCGCTTGAAATCGAACCGAAGCAGCACTTCACTCAGCCACCTCCTCGCTATTCAGAAGCGCGTCTAGTAAAGACATTGGAAGAGTTAGGCATAGGCCGTCCATCGACATATGCCCCAACACTGGATACTATCCAAAAGCGCGGTTATGTGCAGCTAGATGCGAAACGCTTTGTGCCGACTGAACTCGGAGAAATCGTTCATCAGGCAACATTGGAATTTTTCCCGGAAATCATCAACATTGAATTTACCGCACAGATGGAGCACAATCTTGATGAAATTGAAGAAGGCATTACACAATGGGTAAATGTCATCGATGAATTTTACAAAGACTTTGAACCACGGGTGAAATATGCGGATGAAGTAATGGAAAAAATCGAAATTAAAGATGAGCCAGCTGGAGAAGACTGCGAAAAATGCGGTGCGCCAATGGTATTCAAGCTTGGACGTTACGGTAAATTTATGGCTTGTTCAAACTTCCCGGATTGCCGCAACACAAAAGCGATTGTAAAACCGATCGATGTTAAATGTCCTTCATGTGAGACAGGTGAAATTGTTGAGCGTAAATCCAAAACAAAGCGCATTTTTTACGGATGCAATCAGTATCCGGAATGTGACTTCGTATCATGGGATAAGCCGATTAGTAGACCTTGTCCGAAATGTAGTGCATTATTAGTGGAGAAGAAATTGAAAAAAGGTGTTCAAATTCAGTGTACAAACAGTGAATGTGATTATGAAGAAACACCGTCACAATAA